Part of the Blastocatellia bacterium genome is shown below.
TGAAGACCATCGCCACGTCGTGTTCGTTGGCGGCGGCAATCACTTCGTCGTCGCGCACCGAGCCGCCCGGCTGGATAATCGCCGTCACCCCCGCCTTCGCCGCTTCGTCAACGCCGTCGCGGAAGGGGAAGAACGCATCCGACGCCATCACCGTGCCGGCCAGCGGCAGTTGAGCTTTCGTCGCGCCGAGCTTCACCGAATCAACGCGGCTCATCTGCCCCGCGCCGACGCCGACCAGTTGGCCGTCGCGCGCATAAACGATGGCGTTCGATTTGACGTGCTTGGCGATGACCCAGGCGAAGCGCAGGGCGCGCATCTCTTCATCGGTCGGCTGGCGGGCGCTGACGACTCGCGGCTGCGCGTCGTCGAGCGTGCCGCGATCCACGTCCTGCACCAGCAAGCCGCTATCGATCAAGCGCAGGTCATACGGTTTGCGAGATTCCCCACTTTCGTCGAGGCGTATCACGCGCAGGTTCTTTTTTGCGGCGAAGACTTCGAGCGCGCCCCCTTCGTACTCGGGGGCGACGATCACTTCAAAGAAGGTCTCGGCCATGACGCGGGCGGCGTCGGCGGTAAGCCGGCGGTTGAAGGCGACGATGCCGCCAAAGGCCGACACAGGGTCGGTCGCCCGCGCGCGCTCGAAGGCTTCGCGGACATTTTCAGCCGTCGCCGCGCCGCACGGGTTGGTGTGCTTGATGATGGCGCAAGCGGTCTCGTCAAACTCGCGCACCAGCGACCACGCGGCGTCCATGTCAATCAGATTGTTGAACGACAGCTCTTTGCCCTGTAACTGATCGGGCGACTGGCCCGCGCTCCAATTCTTCAGCGAATAGAGCGCGGCGCGCTGGTGCGGGTTTTCGCCATAGCGCAGGTCTGTTTCTTTCTTGGCGAACAGCGCCAGCCGCGCAGGCAACCGCTGCGGCTTCTCGACGCGCAGTTGCTCGTCCGCGGCATCCAGCACGACCGAGCCGACCAGGAATTCAGCGATGGCGGCGTCGTACTGCGCCGTCGTTTCAAACGCCTGGCGCGCCAGTCGCAGCCGCGTCAGGCGCGACACGCGCCCCTCGCCCGCGTCCATTTCGTCGGCGAGGATCGGATAATCCGCCGGGTCAACGACGACGACAACGTCTTCGAAATTCTTTGCCGCCGAGCGAATCATTGATGGCCCGCCGATGTCTATGTTTTCGATGGCGTCTTCGACCGTCACTTCGGCGCGCGCGATGGTTTCGCGGAAGGGGTAGAGGTTGACGACGACCATATCGATGTATTCGATCTGATTGTCAGTGACCTGGCGCTGATGCTCGGCGTTGTCGCGGATGGCCAGTAAGCCGCCGTGAACTTTCGGGTGCAGCGTCTTGACGCGCCCGCCGAGAATTTCGGGAAAGCCCGTCAGGTCGCTCACGTCGCGGACCGCAAGGCCGCCCTTGCGCAGCAGTTGTGCCGTGCCGCCTGTAGATAACAGCTCGATCTGATGGCGCGCCAGCCGCTGCGCGAATTCAATCAACCCCGTCTTGTCTGAAACACTGATGAGTGCGCGTTTGATTTTCGTCAATGCCATAACCTTTCCGTCGGATGCCCACGCGCCTACGATAGCACAGCGAATTCGCTGGTCACAACGAAGCGCAAAGTGGCTGCTGGCGGCTCATTTCGTTGACTGATCCTGCGAGGATTCGCTCTCCGCCAGCCATTCGCGCGTCAGTTGGTTTTTGTAATCATAGCCACTGCGGCGCCCTTCCCATCGGGCGATTAGATAGAGCGCCGTGCCGACGCCAATCCACAACAGCAGCAATTGCCAGATGGCCACGCCGCCCGATTGCCGGCGCTCGCTGATGTCTCGACTGATGACCATAAACGTCAGGTAGCCCATCGAAATCACCGAGATCAGACCGAACGTCACCAGCAGCCAGGGCCGCAGCTTGACCTGCGCCGTGTCATAGAGTTTAGGCCGAATGAACGGCAGCGCCGCCATCGCGGCGCTGTGCAAGGCGTACAACAAAAAGATCGCCACCAGCGAGATGTTCAGCACGTAGCTCAACTGCTTCGTCCACAGCAGCACGAGCGCAACCGTGGTGTTGATGACCAGGCTCACCCACGGCGTACGCGAGCGCCGGCCGACGCGCGCGAACCAGCGCGGCGCCATGCGGTCTTCGCCAAACACGTAGAGGATGCGCGCCGGCACGAACAGCGAGCCATTGATTGAAGTCGTGAACGCCATGATCGCGCCGAGCGCCACGACCGCGCCGCCCCAGCGCGGCAAGAAGCGGTGTGCCGCGTCGGCCATCGCGTAATCCGACCGCGCCAGCTCCTGGTAAGGCACGACGCCGAAGGCGACCAGCGACATCAAACAGAAGATCAGCATCGAGATCAGAATGCCGTTGATAAAGACGGCGGGGAGCGCCCGCCGCGCCTCGCGGGTTTCGCCCGCGGTTTGCGCCAGGCTCTCGAATCCCGCGTAAGAGAAGAACAGCGGCGGCAGCGCCGCCAGAAAGCCTCTGTCGCCATCGGCGGTCGCCGTCGCCCAGAAGCCATAAGGAAAGAGCGGCGAGAAGTTCTTCCACTGAATCGCAAACAGTCCCGGCACGACAAGTATCGCCACGGCGATCATCAACAGAATGAACATCGCCGTCTGCAACCAGCCATAGAACTTGACGCCGAGCAGATTGAAGACGAAGAAGAACAACATGGTCGCCGTAGCGATTGCCGCTTCTCCGAGACTCGGCCCGCTCGCGTAGGCCGCCTTCAATCGCTCGCCGAACGGCAGCCAGGCGGCGAACCAGTCGTCCATGCCGGGGTAGAAGAATTTCAAGTACTGGCCGAGCGAGGTCGCCAGCACGACCAGCGCGCCGATGTAGGCCAGCCACTTCAGCCATAGCGCCAGATAGCCGATGTAGTACTGTTGCAACGTCCGCGAGATGTGCAGGTAGGCGTCGCCCGGGCGCACGCCGAGCGGCGTTGATAGGTAGACCGAATAGGCAACCGCCGTGGTTAAGATCACCGGCGCCAGCACCAGGTAGGCGAGCGGCACTGACGGCCCGGCCACCGCGCCCAACCGGCCCGTGACGACGAAGATGCCAGAGCCGATCAGCACGCCGATGATCGTCGCGTAGCTTTCCAGCGTCGTCAGGTCGCGTTTCAGTTCGGGCTCGTGCGGCGGCTCTGCGCTTGCTGTGGTCAATGATTGATCTCCCCTCGAAAGATTCGCCCAAGACTATCGGATATGAACGGGCTTGGCAAACGGCTGCTTCCTGGGAGCGCGGGCGTCCCGCCCGCCACTTATGCTTGCGAAACCATGCGGGCAAGCTGCCTGCGCTCCCAGGCGCTCGCGCCATGCCTTGCGCTTCGCGGGTTGACTTCGCCAAAAGGCAGTAGCAGTATGGCAGCGGCACAACGCGTCGCCGCCATTCCCGCTTCGGAGTTACTTTCATGAACAGCCTTATGAAAAAGCTCAACGCTTCGCTTCTCGCTCTATGCTTGATGTTGCCGGCGCTCGCCGTCGCCCAGACCAACGCGCGGAATCAACCGCCAGCTCAGGACAAGCCATTGCGCTTGCGGGCCGACGAAGTGATCGTTGACGCGGTGGTGCTGGATAAGAAGAATCGCTCGGCCAAAGACCTGACGCTGGACGACTTTGAAATTTACGAAGACGGGGTTAAGCAGAAGCCGCTCTCCTTCCGCTTCGAATCGAACGCCGCGGCGACGCAGACGGCCACCGCAGGGGCGACCGCGGCCGCCGACCCGGCGAAAACCTTCAACCTCGTCTCGCTCGTCTTTGACGCACAGACCACCCGCGATGGCGCGCTCAGGGCGCGCAAGGCGGCGCTCGATTTCATTGATACGGGGATGCAGGCGAACGATTATGTCGCGGTCTTCGGCGTCGATCTTGGCTTGTTGCTGCTCGCGCCTTACACGAACGACAAGGCGGCGTTGCGCGAGGCCGTCGAAGCCTTTACGTCACGCGAGTCCAAGAAGTACACGGCGGTGGCGGCGCAGGCGCGCAGCCGCTTAGAGAGTCTGGTCGAGCCGCTCTCGGACGCGGTCAAGTTATATCTCGCCGATCAGGGAAGAGACATCGATTCATTGCCGGTGCTGGATAATCTTGATACCAAGAGTGGCACAAGCTCCATTGATCCGTTCAAGGTATTGCTGTCGTCAATCAATCTCTCAGGGCTTCGGACGCTGCGCACCTTCGAGCGCTACGAGCGCGAGTTTCAGGGGTGGCGCTCGGTGGCGGCGCTGCTGGCGATTATCAACGGCCAGAAAGGCGTGCGCGCGGCGCGCAAGACGATGTTCTACTTTTCCGAAGGCTTCGCCGTCACCCCTGCCGTTGAAGAGCAGTTCAAGTCGGTCATCAGCGCCGCCAACACCGGCGGCGTGACCATCTATTCAATCGACATCGCCGGCCTGCGCGTCGAGAACCCGAACGCCCAAGCGGCGCTCGAACACGACGCCATCGGCCAGGGGCGATTGCGCAACGCTAACCCCGAGCTGGTGCAGAACGGCGTGTCGGCGCTGGGCCGCACCGAAGAGGCGGCGCGCATTAACACGCTCACCGTGCTGGACGAGCTATCGGAAGACACCGGCGGGTCTGTCGTCAAAAACACCAATGATGTGACCGAGGGGCTGCGGCGCATCCTCGACGAGCTGGGCAATCACTACGTCCTCACCTACCTGCCATCGAACGTGAACTACGACGGCAAATTTCGGCGCATCGCGGTGAAGCTGACGCGCCAGGGCGAATACAAAGTGCGGGCGCGGCGCGGTTACTACGGGCTGCGCTCGCTCGACGACGCGCCGGTGCTGGCGTATGAAGCGCCGCTGTTCGAGCGGCTCAACGCCACGTCGGCGGTGCGTGACTTCCCGCTCTACGCGCAGGCACTGCACTTCCGCGGCGCCAGCGGCGCGCGTCAGGTGGCGGTCTACGTCGAGTTCCCGGTCGCCGCGCTACAGTTCGAGGTTAATGATAAAGCGAAAACTTTCTCGTCGCGCTTCGCCCTGCTCGCCCTGATCAAGAATCAAGAAAATGAAGTCGTCCGCAAGCTCGGCCAGGAGTTCACCTTGCGCGGCCCGGTCACGCAGCTCGAAGAGGTCAAGAAGCGCCCGCAGATGTACAACCGCCTCGTGCTGCTCGCCCCCGGCAAGTACACGCTCGAAGCCGTCGCGCAGGACGCTGCTTCAGGCAAGGCGTCGGCCTTGCGCATGCCGTTTGAAGTGCCCGAAGTCAAAGAGCAGGAAATGCGGATGTCGAGCGTCGTCTTGAGCCAGGGCGTCAACCCACTGACCGAAGAACAGAAGAAGCAGAGCACCGGTCATCCGCTCTACCTCGAAGGCCAGGCGTACTTCGTCCCCAACGTCAAACAGGCGTTCAGCCAGTCGCGGGACAAAAACCTGTTGATCCACTTCAACGTCTACCTGCCGGCGAACGCGGCGACGAAGGTCAGCGCGACGCTGACGTTTCTGAGCAAAGGGCAGGTCTACACACAGGCCGACGGCACCTTGCCCGAGGCTGACGCCACGGGCCGCATCGCCTACGCGACATCGTTCGGCACAGACAATTTCCCGCCGGGCGATTACGAGCTGCGCGTCACGGTAAGCGATGGCGCGCGCCGCGTCTCGTCAACCGCCGCCTTTACGGTCGAGCCATAAGCTCGGTTCATGATCCCCAAAAAAATGGGGACGCCGCTCTGGCGTCCCCAAAAAGTTCATGCTTTGGTAAGCGATCAGAATTCGTAGCGCAAGCCGAACTGCATGACGCGCGGCGAGCTCAGCACGGTATTGTACTTGCCGAAGGTCGCGCGCGAGTCAAGGTCGCCAGTCGCTGCGAATGGATCGAAGCTGACCGAGTTCGTGACGTTGAAGACCTCCCAGCGGAATTGCAGCCGGTGAGTCTCTTTGTAGGGCATGCGCCACGATTTCGCCAGGCCCAGGTCGAGCGAGAAGTAGCCGTCGCCGCGAATGTTGTTGCGGTTGCCGACGCCGCCCGGCAGCGTGTGCTCGAAGGCCGCGTACGCTGCCTCCGGATTACTGAAGAGGTTCGGCCCGCCCTTGCCATCCGGCGTAATCACGTTCTTGAAAACGCCTGCCTGGCCGAACGACCCGGTCTGCGTCGCCGCCCCTGTGAACTCCCAGTTGGTCGGGAAGTAGAAGCCGTTGCCGATGTAGGTCGGCAGCCCCGACGTGACGCGGTAGATGCCCGACAACTGCCAGCCCCCTGCGACCGCGTCCACCCAGCCGGGCGAATCCTTGAGGTAGGCGCGGCCACGGCCAAACGGCAGCTCCCAGATGCCATTGACGTTGAGCTGGTGCGTCATGTCAAAGTCGCTGACGCTCTTGCGGGCGCGCGGCGACCACGAGTTCCACACCGAGCCGGATTTCAAGCCATTGCGCTCAATCGTTGAAGCAATGTCCTCGCTCTTGCTGTAGGTGTAGTTGAAGTCGAACTGGTAGCCGTGCGTGAAGCGCTTGCGCAGGAGCACCTGTAGCGCATGGTAATTCGTCGGCATCTGCGACCGCAGCGCATTCAGATTCGAGAACTGCTTATTGAAGAACGCATACGGCCCATACTTTGAGCACGGGTCGCAGAACACGTCGAGTTCCGAAAGCGCTGTCGTGTAGTCCCACCCGAAGCCCGTTGTCGCCGAGTAGTAGTCCTGGTAGATGACCTGTGTAGCGGTCAGGCCACCATCGGCATAGCCAGGGAAGATGTTCTCCCAGAAGGGAATCTTCGGGACTTTGTTGACCGGCGTGCCGGCGAAGTCGAGCCGGGCGAGGGCCTGCGCCGCCGTGAAGTAGTCCATGCCGGAGGCAGGGTCTACGAGGTTGAGCGGCATGGCAAGGTCGTAGTTAATTAGCACGTGCCGCGCCAGGCGTCCGACGTAGGCCGCTTCGAGCACGAGATTACCCGGCAGCTCGCGCGCAATCGAGAAGTTGATCGTCTGCGAGTACGGCGTCACCAGGTTATCGTCAATGGCGTCGGTGATCGCGAAGCCGCCCTTGTCGGCACCCTGCGGGAAGGTCACGGGGAAGGAGCCGAAGCCCTGCACAGGCAGCAGGATCGATGACGGAATCGAGGTCAAGCCAGTGAAGCGCGGCGAGGTCGAAACGCTCAGCCCGCCGGCGGCGTTGGTCACAGAGGTCTGCAAGCCGAACGACAGTGTGCCGCCGTCCGCGTTGGTCGCCAGCGCTCCGCCGATGCGGTCAAAGACCATGCTGTAGCCACCACGGATGGCCATCTTGCCGCTCTCGCCACCGGTCAGCCATTTGAGGAAGCGCATGTTAGTCTTCGGCGACCAGGCGAAGGCCAGGCGCGGCGCGAAGTTGTTCTTGTCCCAACCATAGAAGCCGCTGCGGCCATTCTCAGGGCCGGCCAGCACGAACGAGATGGGCGGCGCCGATTTATTATCCGGCACGCCCTGCAACATCGCGCCGCCGCGCACGTCGAACCACTCGCCGAGCGGGCGGTCGGGGGAGACTTGCAGGCCGCGCGTCTCCCAGGGCGGCGAGTAGAGCGAGTAGCGCAGCCCCGCCGTCACCGTCAGGTTCGACTTCACGTGCCAGCTATCCTGCCCATACCACTCGTACTCGTCTGCACCGTAGCGGCGCTTGATCGGCGCGCCTTCGGGCAGCACGAACAGTTTGTCGCCATCGCGGTCCAGGTTGTAGCGCGCTGTGCCCTGATCCACCAACCCCAGCAGGGCTGCCATCGCATGGTCAGCGGCAGTGTCTGCGAGCAGCGGCGGACGCAGTGGTCGCGCAGATGTCAGCCAGGCTTTGTTGGTGGTGGCCGAGCTGTAGGAGTTGGCGAAGTTGATGCGCTCGTTCCTGATCCAGCGGACGTTGGTGCCGAATTGCAGCGTGTGATCGCCCTTGACCCAGGCCAGATCGTCTGTGACGTTCCAGACCGGCGTAAAGCGCGTCAGGCTGCGGGGGGCGGGGATCAGGTCGTCCAAGGTGCGGAAGCTGACGAGCCGCGAGTTGCTGAGCGGCGATGAGCCGGCCTGCTCGAACCCCAGCCGCGTGTAGCCAACGTGGAAGACGTTGATGAGGTTCTGCGACAGCGAGGCGTTGTAGCCGACGGCGAAGCCTTTGTTGGTGGTCAGGTTGGTGAAGCGCGCCGACTGCCCGGGGAACTGCTGCGTCGAGTTGTCCTTGTCGTTTTGCAGGTTGCCGCGCCAGAAGAGGGTCTGCTTGCCGTCCTTCGTCAAATTGTAATCCATGCGCGCGATGTAGGTGTTCCATCTCAGATGGACCGGCGAATTGAAACGGAAGCCGGCGGTGTTCAATCCGTCGCCGACCGTATTGTCGTTCGGCGCGGGGTATTGATTGAAGACGGCCAGCACCGCCGGGTTTGGCCCGATGTGCAGCGGGTCGAGCGCCTTGACGCCGGCGGCGTCGAGCTTGGCAATCTCCTTCGGCGGGTTCGGGTCCGAGGCCGTCGGCGGGCGCACGAAGCGCAGGAAGGTGTAGGTGCCTTTGCGCAGGTCGAGGCTCGGCACGGTGCGCACGACAGACTCTTCGCGGGCGTCGCGGCGGCCTTCGTAGTTCAAGAAGAAGAACAGCCGATCTTTAATGGCCGGCCCGCCCAGGCTCGTGCCGAAGACGTTCCTGAGCAGCTTCGGCACAGGCGCTTTCTGGTCGCCGACGTTCGCCTGGTGGGCCAGCACCGCCGGGTCGTCCGGCCCGTAGACGCCGGTGGCGTTGTTGAAGAAGTTGTTGGCCGAAAAGATGGTGTTGCGGTGGAATTCATAGGCCGAGCCGTGCCAGTTATTGCTGCCGCTCTTGGTGACGAGGCTGACCTGTGCGCCGCTCGAACGCCCCTGATCGGCATTCGGGTTGGTGGTGACGACGCGGAACTCCTGCACCGAGTCGAGGGTGACGCGCAGGACGCTGTTGAAGGCTTGGCCGGTCTGCTGGTCGTTGACGTCGACGCCGTCGAGCGTGATGTTGGCCTGGTCGGATTTGCCGCCGTTGACCGAGCCGTTGCGATAATCGGTCGTCCCGCCATCGGCGCTGACGTTGCCGATGAAGGTGACGCCGGGCTGCAAGCTGAGCAGGCCGGCGACGTTGCGGCCTTCGAGCGGCAGCTGGCGAATCTGCGTCTGATTGAAGGTGTTGCCGATGGTCGCGTCCGTCGTGTTGAGCTGGACTTCGTTGCCGCTGCCGGTGACGTTCACCACTTCGGTGACCGCGCCGACTTCGAGTTGCAGGTTGATTACCTTCGGCGTGGCGACGAGCAACTGTACGTCGTTCTGCTCGGCGGCCTTGAAGCCTTTGGCTTCGAGGCGCATCGTGTAGGTGCCCGGCGGCACCTGATTGAAGCTAAAGATGCCGTCGTCGTTGGTCTTGGTATTGCGCGTCACACCCGTAGCCGGATTGGTCAGAGTAACGCTTGCTCCCGGAATCACCTTGCCCGTGGGGTCTGTGACCTGACCGGAAAGCCCGCTGGTATCCTGCGCGCGGACGATCATGCTGGCCGCCAGGATAAAGACTAAGGCCAGCACTATGAGTTGATCGAGCCGCTGTGTCATCCTCCTTCCAAGCATAAACCCTCCATTTTGTAGTCGTCTGACAGGTGAGCCTGAGTCAGAGTCGTTAATTGATCAAGCAACCGCTTGCGGATGGGTGGAAGGGCTCCCGCCCCGGCGACAAGCCGCCTCATGCCGCATGCGAGACGCGGGCACTAAACTGTACGGGAATGACGAGTCTGACGCCCGTCTTGGCGTGCACGCCTTAGCAACCTTCGGATTACCGGATCTGTCCTGGGTGAAACTTGAGTGATGCAACGCCATCTTACGCGCCGTGCCAAACCCAGTCAATAGGGAACGGCGCGCCGCGCCAATCTGGTATTCCAGTTGCTCCTATTAGTATTGGCAGCCGCTTTTTGCACGGTTGCCGGTCAGCAACAAACATTTGGAAGGACAGAGGGAGGAAAACATGGATCCATTTACATTGCTGAAGCAAGACCACGAAACGGTTTCCGTCATCTTTGAAAAACTTGAGCCGACGACCGAACGCGCCCTCAAGACGCGCGAGGAGTTGTTCGCCCGGCTGAAAACCGAACTGGAAGCCCACACGCGGATCGAAGAGCAAATCTTTTATCCCGCGCTCAAAGAGGAGGACGAGACGCGCGACATCACGCTCGAAGGCATCGAAGAGCATAACGTCGTCAAGACGCTGCTCACGGAGATGGAGGCGATGTCGGTTGATAGCGAGCAGTGGACGGCCAAGCTCGCCGTCTTGAAAGAAAACGTCGAGCATCACGTCGAAGAGGAAGAAGGCGAGATGTTCCCGAAAGCCCGCAAGGCGCTGCCGAAGGAAAAGCTCGAAGCCTTAGGCGAGCGCATCGAAGCGGCTAAAAAGCAAAACGCGGCAACCACCAGGGGATGAGCCGCCGTTGGTAAGGGGCCGGCGCCATCAAGCCGGCCCGCTTAACTGCTCCCACCGCTCTTTGAGGTCATTCAACAGGCGGCGGTAGCGGCGACGTGGTATACTGGTCGCGAAAGGAATTCCGCGATGGGCGAGATCATTATCAAGATTCCGCAGCCGGAACGTCGCGAGTTTCAAATCGACGACGAAGAGTTCGTCCGTCACATCGTCGCCTCTCTAGAGGCCGCGACGGATGCCGCGGGCAATCCTTCCGCCAACGACTCAGTAGATGTGGTCGGCATCTGGAAAGATCATGAAGGCATTGCAGACCCCATCGAGCTCGCGCGCAAGCTGAGGAAGGAAGCGTGGACAAGGTCATAGTCGACACCAACGTGTTCGCTGCCATCTTCGGCGGTGACGCGGCCCTGAAAGTCGCCGTTGACCTGTACGATAAAGCCATCAACACGATCATCTATCTCGAACTCATTCAAGGCTCGAAGAGCAAAGCTGAAGTCCAGCACGTTGAAAAATACCTGCAATACTTCGCGCTTCTTGCGACGTTCAGGAATCACACCGCGCGATTGACTTAGTGCGAACCTACTCGGGAAGTCATGGCCTGCTGCTCGCCGACGCCATGATTGCTGCCTCTTGCCTCGAAAAAGACTACGCCTTGCTCACCTTCAACGTCAGAGATTTTCATTTCATCAGCGGTCTGCGCCTGCTTAAGCCATAGTCACAGAGGCCGAGGGTCGTAGAAGCATTATGAGGCAGCCGCGTTCAGCTGCTCCCACCGCTCTTTGAGGTCATTCAACAGGCGGCGGTAGCGCAGGTCGTCGCGCAAGCCTTCCCAGTTCGGATTGGTCGCAAACCACGGATAGTTTTCGTTGCCCATCGCCACGGCGCGCTCCAGCCAGTCAACCGCCACGGCATTCTGGCGGTCGAGCGCGTAGAAGGTCGCCAGTTGATAGGCGATGTCCTGATCCGCATGCGCCGTCTCGATCACCTGTTCGTCAATCAACCCAAGCGCGCGCTCGCGGTCGCCCTGCGCCAGGTAGCAGTAGGCGAGAAAGATCTTGCGCGCGTGCAGCTCGGGATGCTCGGCGAGAATCGCTTCGATGACTTGCGTCGCTTCATCAATGTTGCCGCGGTAGTAATCGACCACCGCGCCGTAAAAGCGCAGCAGCGGATGATGCGGCTCAAACGCCTGACCTTTGTCAATCTCGGCTGCCGCCCGGTCATAATCTTTCTCGTAGATGTAAATTCGCGCCCGGTTGTAACTGGCAAACACGACGTCTGTGGGGCTGATCTTCAACAGCCTGTCCCAGGCTTGCAGCGTCGGCTCGTACTGACCGCTCAGGCGGTAGACATAGGCGGCGGTCGAATGCACCGAGGGCTCGTTCGGAGCCTGGCGCTGGAGGCGGCGAATCTCTTGCCGCGCCACGTCCGAGCGCCCTTCGAACAGATCGATGTAGACCAGGCGGACGCGCGGCTCGACGAGCTTCGGGTTGAGCGCCAGCGCCCGCTCAAAGGCCATCTTTGCCTGCGCGTAGTAATCGCGACCACCCATGCCTTTCAAGACATAATTCAGCTCGCAGACGCCGAGCCCGCTGTAGGCAAGCGCGAAATTCGGGTCCATCTCGACGGCCCCGGCGAAGAGTTCGAGCGCCGCCTCCAGATCATGAATGTCGAGCGTCTGGGTGATGAACTTGTAAAGCAGGGTGCGGCCCTTCAGGTAATTCTCGTAGGCGTCGGCATTCTCGGTCGGCGTCTTCACGAGCCGCTCCTGCTCTTTGCCGCTGGTCTTGACGCGCAATCCTTCGACGATCTGCCGCGAGATGGTGTCCTGGATGGTGATGATGTCTTTCGACTCGACATCAATCTTCTCGCTCCAGATGATCTCGCCGCTCGCCGTGTCTACGAGCTGCGGCGTCAGGCGGAAGCGGTCGCCCGATTTCACATAGCCGCCGATCAGCACATGGTCTACGGCGAGCTGTGCGCCGACGGCGCGCGGGTCAACGTCGCGGTTCTGGTAAGGCGCGATGTAAGACGACGGGCGGACGATCAAATCATGAAGCTGCGCCAGCTCCGTAATCACGCTGTCGGCCAGGCTGAAGCCGTAGAAGTCATTTTCCGGGCTGCCCGACATATTCTTGAACGGCAGGATGGCGATGGCCTTCTTATCGCGCGATTGCCAGATCGAGGGCGAGGCGTCGGGCAGCGGCGAGCCACTGCTGGCGCTGGTCTCTTCTTTCACGGTTGGCGGCGGCGGGCTGCTGAAGGTGCGCTGCATCCACGAGGCCACGCGGTCGAAGATGCTGCCCTGTGCCGGCTGCTTCGCCGCAGCCCGCAGCGACGCCTTGTCACGCGGCACACCCTCGCCGGCGTAATAGTTGCGCACCAGGGCGCGCAAATCCGCGAGCAATCGCTCGGCGGACTGATAGCGCGCGTTCGGGTCTTTGGCCAGCGTTTTGGTGACAATCTGCTGCAACTGCGGCGGCACACCTTCGATGGCCGCGGGCTGGTCGTGCATGACCGAATGCATCACATCTACAGGTGTCTTGCCACGGAACGGCAGCCGCCCTGTAAGCATTTCGTAAAAGACGATGCCGAGCGAGAAGATGTCCGAGCGCATGTCTGCGCGGTCGCCGCGCGCCTGTTCCGGCGACATATAGCTCGCCGTGCCGAAAGGCGAGCCGAGCTGCGTCAGCTCGACCGAGACCTGCGGGTCGCTGCTCGAATACGGCGTGCTCGGTCGCAGCACCTTGGCCAGTCCGAAGTCGAGGACTTTGATCTGGCCGCGCTCATTAATCATGATGTTCGACGATTTAATGTCGCGGTGGACGATGCCTTTGGCGTGCGCCGCGGCGAGCGCGTCGGTAATTTCGAGCATGTATTCGAGCGCCGCGTCTACGGCCAGCGGGCGGGCGCTGACCGCTTTCTTGAGCGTGCGCCCCTCGACGTACTGCATGACGAAGAAGAGCGAGCCGTCGGCTTCGTTGACTTCATACACCGT
Proteins encoded:
- a CDS encoding hemerythrin domain-containing protein, giving the protein MDPFTLLKQDHETVSVIFEKLEPTTERALKTREELFARLKTELEAHTRIEEQIFYPALKEEDETRDITLEGIEEHNVVKTLLTEMEAMSVDSEQWTAKLAVLKENVEHHVEEEEGEMFPKARKALPKEKLEALGERIEAAKKQNAATTRG
- a CDS encoding carboxypeptidase regulatory-like domain-containing protein, coding for MLGRRMTQRLDQLIVLALVFILAASMIVRAQDTSGLSGQVTDPTGKVIPGASVTLTNPATGVTRNTKTNDDGIFSFNQVPPGTYTMRLEAKGFKAAEQNDVQLLVATPKVINLQLEVGAVTEVVNVTGSGNEVQLNTTDATIGNTFNQTQIRQLPLEGRNVAGLLSLQPGVTFIGNVSADGGTTDYRNGSVNGGKSDQANITLDGVDVNDQQTGQAFNSVLRVTLDSVQEFRVVTTNPNADQGRSSGAQVSLVTKSGSNNWHGSAYEFHRNTIFSANNFFNNATGVYGPDDPAVLAHQANVGDQKAPVPKLLRNVFGTSLGGPAIKDRLFFFLNYEGRRDAREESVVRTVPSLDLRKGTYTFLRFVRPPTASDPNPPKEIAKLDAAGVKALDPLHIGPNPAVLAVFNQYPAPNDNTVGDGLNTAGFRFNSPVHLRWNTYIARMDYNLTKDGKQTLFWRGNLQNDKDNSTQQFPGQSARFTNLTTNKGFAVGYNASLSQNLINVFHVGYTRLGFEQAGSSPLSNSRLVSFRTLDDLIPAPRSLTRFTPVWNVTDDLAWVKGDHTLQFGTNVRWIRNERINFANSYSSATTNKAWLTSARPLRPPLLADTAADHAMAALLGLVDQGTARYNLDRDGDKLFVLPEGAPIKRRYGADEYEWYGQDSWHVKSNLTVTAGLRYSLYSPPWETRGLQVSPDRPLGEWFDVRGGAMLQGVPDNKSAPPISFVLAGPENGRSGFYGWDKNNFAPRLAFAWSPKTNMRFLKWLTGGESGKMAIRGGYSMVFDRIGGALATNADGGTLSFGLQTSVTNAAGGLSVSTSPRFTGLTSIPSSILLPVQGFGSFPVTFPQGADKGGFAITDAIDDNLVTPYSQTINFSIARELPGNLVLEAAYVGRLARHVLINYDLAMPLNLVDPASGMDYFTAAQALARLDFAGTPVNKVPKIPFWENIFPGYADGGLTATQVIYQDYYSATTGFGWDYTTALSELDVFCDPCSKYGPYAFFNKQFSNLNALRSQMPTNYHALQVLLRKRFTHGYQFDFNYTYSKSEDIASTIERNGLKSGSVWNSWSPRARKSVSDFDMTHQLNVNGIWELPFGRGRAYLKDSPGWVDAVAGGWQLSGIYRVTSGLPTYIGNGFYFPTNWEFTGAATQTGSFGQAGVFKNVITPDGKGGPNLFSNPEAAYAAFEHTLPGGVGNRNNIRGDGYFSLDLGLAKSWRMPYKETHRLQFRWEVFNVTNSVSFDPFAATGDLDSRATFGKYNTVLSSPRVMQFGLRYEF
- a CDS encoding protein kinase, producing the protein MVGKTILHYRVLREIGKGGMGVVYKAEDSKLHRIVAIKALSADLIGDEKARARFMREARAASAIDHPNICTVYEVNEADGSLFFVMQYVEGRTLKKAVSARPLAVDAALEYMLEITDALAAAHAKGIVHRDIKSSNIMINERGQIKVLDFGLAKVLRPSTPYSSSDPQVSVELTQLGSPFGTASYMSPEQARGDRADMRSDIFSLGIVFYEMLTGRLPFRGKTPVDVMHSVMHDQPAAIEGVPPQLQQIVTKTLAKDPNARYQSAERLLADLRALVRNYYAGEGVPRDKASLRAAAKQPAQGSIFDRVASWMQRTFSSPPPPTVKEETSASSGSPLPDASPSIWQSRDKKAIAILPFKNMSGSPENDFYGFSLADSVITELAQLHDLIVRPSSYIAPYQNRDVDPRAVGAQLAVDHVLIGGYVKSGDRFRLTPQLVDTASGEIIWSEKIDVESKDIITIQDTISRQIVEGLRVKTSGKEQERLVKTPTENADAYENYLKGRTLLYKFITQTLDIHDLEAALELFAGAVEMDPNFALAYSGLGVCELNYVLKGMGGRDYYAQAKMAFERALALNPKLVEPRVRLVYIDLFEGRSDVARQEIRRLQRQAPNEPSVHSTAAYVYRLSGQYEPTLQAWDRLLKISPTDVVFASYNRARIYIYEKDYDRAAAEIDKGQAFEPHHPLLRFYGAVVDYYRGNIDEATQVIEAILAEHPELHARKIFLAYCYLAQGDRERALGLIDEQVIETAHADQDIAYQLATFYALDRQNAVAVDWLERAVAMGNENYPWFATNPNWEGLRDDLRYRRLLNDLKERWEQLNAAAS